CGAGGGCCTCTTCGTCATCGACAAGATCGATCTGCTCGACCAGCCGGTGACGCCGCAGGTGGAGGAGAGCCTGGGCCGGCTGAAGCTGGAGGCGGTGGACTTGTTCGTCTTCCACGGTGTCTCGCAGCTCGAGGTGTGGGAGCGGCTCGCCGCGCCGGGCGGGGCGATGGAAGAGCTGGGGCGCTGCATCCAGGCGGGCAAGGCGCGCTTCCGGGGAATCTCCAGCCACCACCCGGACGTGCTGCGCGCGGCGCTCGAGACGGGCCTGTGCGACGTGGTGATGTTCCCCATCGGGCCGTGGTGCCACCGGCGGTACGTGGAGGAGATCCTCCCGCTGGCGCGCGCCCGGGGCGTGGGGACGGTGTGCTTCAAGACCTTCGGGGCGGGCAAGCTGCTGGGTGACACGGAGGGCTACGGGCGGCCGCTGCAGGCCCGGCCTCGGGGCAAGGTGAGCTCGGGAGGGCAGGAGGCGCCCGCTCCCTCGCTGCCCCACCTGTCGGTGGAGGAGTGCGTCCGCTACACGCTCACCATGGATCCGGACGTGGCGCTGCTGGGGATGAGCTTTCCCAACGAGCAGGACGCCGCGCTGGCGGCGGCGGCGGCCTTCCAGCCCCTGACGCCCGAGCAGCTCGCGGACGTGCGCCGCCGGGCCGCGCTCGCCATCGAGGGCAAGGGGGCGGTGTGGTGGGATCCGAAGTGAGCGGGGCCGAGCGCCCTCACGGGGTGCCGGCCACCTCCACGGTCAGCTCGATGCGCGGCTCGGCCTTGAGGGAGCAGCTGATGAAGCAGCGCTTGGGCACGTCCTGGAAGAGGGCTCGCACGGCCTCGGCGTCCGCCTCGCTCTTCACCTGCACCACGGGGCGGATGGTGATCTCGGTGAAGCGGATGACGCCCTCCGCATCCGCGGCGAGGGTGCCGGCCGCGGTGCTGCGGTAGCCGGAGATCTGCACGCTCTTGCGGCGAGCCAGGGCCAGGAAGGTGAGCAGGGTGCAGGACTCGGTGGCGCCCAGCAGCAGGGTCTCCGGCCCCCACTGGCCCGCCTTCCCTCCGAACTCGGGAGGCGCGCCGAAGCCCATTCCCGGCAGGCCCGGAGAGGCGAGCTCTCCCTCCAGCTCCTGGCTCCAGCGCAGCTGCGTCTCGTAGTTCCAGCTCTTCGTGCGGGGCATCGTCGTCTCCTTCGTGGGCGGTGTGCGCCTCGGGTTCAGGTGCATCCACCGTACCCGAGGCGGGCCCGTGAGTGCCCGGTGACCGGGTGGGCGAGAGCTTTGCGCGCTTGGGGCGACCGTGCGCAGGTTTTACGTCCCTGGCGTGTTAAGGAGGGACCATGCCTGCTCGCCGTCCCGAAATCCTTGCTCCCGCGGGGGATCTCGACTCCCTCCAGGCCGCGCTCGCCAGCGGAGCGGATGCCGTCTACTTCGGGCTCGATGAGGGCTTCAACGCCCGGGCCCGAGCGGAGAACTTCTCGCTGGCACGGCTGCCGGAGACGGTGGCCCTCATCCACCGCGCGGGGGCGCGTGCGTACCTCACGCTGAACACGCTCGTGTTCGAGCCCGAGCTGGCGGTGGCCGAGCACCTGATCCGGGGAGCGGCCGCCGCGGGGGTGGATGCCCTCATCCTCCAGGATCCCGCCGTGGCCCTGCTGGCGCGGGCCGTGTGCCCCCAGCTCGAGCTGCACGCCTCCACGCAGATGACCATCTCCAGCGCGGAGGGTGTGCGCTTCGCCCAGGGGCTGGGCATCTGCCGCGTGGTCGTGCCCCGAGAGCTCTCGGTCGCGGAGATCCGCAAGCTGGCCGGGCAGACGGATGTGGAGCTGGAGGTCTTCATCCACGGCGCGCTCTGCATGTCCTGGAGCGGCCAGTGCCTCACGAGCGAGGCCTGGGGCGGGCGCTCCGCCAACCGGGGCCAGTGCGCCCAGTCGTGCCGCCTGCCGTACGAGCTCGTCGTCGACTCGCAGACGCGGGAGCTCGGCGAGGTGAAGTACCTGCTCAGCCCCAAGGATCTGGCCGGTGTGCACGCGGTGCCGGAGCTGGTCGGCATCGGCGTCCATGGCCTCAAGATCGAGGGGCGGCTCAAGGGCCCGGCCTATGTCTCGGCGACCGTGGGGGGCTATCGGCGCTGGGTGGAGGGCATCGTCGCCGGCGCGCCGGACGAGGCCCGGCTCAAGTGGGACCTGGCGGAGATGTCGCTCACGTACAGCCGAGGCTTCTCCAACGGCTTCCTCGCGGGCTCGGACCACCAGACGCTCGTGGAAGGACGCTTCCCCAAGCACCGGGGCGTGTACCTGGGGCGGGTGCGCTCCATCTCCGGCAAGGAGGTGCTCGTCGTCCCCGATGAGCGCCCGTGGACGGGAGCGCTGGGCCTGGGCTCGGACCGTCCGGAGAATCCCGCCGGGCAGGTGTCCTCGCCCTTGAAGGGAGAGCCCACGCCCGACGCCGTCGATCCGCGCCCGGGCATGGGCGTGGTTTTCGACGCGGGCCGGCCCGAGGACAAGAACGAGCCCGGTGGCCCCATCTTCCGCGTCGAGCGGCGCGGCGAGGGGTGGGTGCTGGGCTTCGGCAACCCGGGGCCGGATCTGGGCCGCGTGGCCGCCGGCCAGCGCGTGTGGCTCAACAGCGATCCCTCGCTGGCCCGCCGGGTGGAGGGCATGCTCGCGCAGGGCGAGCCGGAGGGGCGCATCCCGCTGGAGCTGAAGGTCTCCGGCGCGGAGGGGAGTGCGCTCCGCATCCAGGCCAGTGCCTGGGGCCATGAGTCCTCGGCGGTCAGCCCTGTTCCGCTCGCGCCTTCACGGGGCGGCGGGCTGGACCAGGCGCTGCTCCGGGACAAGCTGGGCGCCTTCGGAGGAACGCCGTTCCATCTGGCGGGGCTGGACTGCTCCGGCCTGGCTCCGGGCCTGCACCTGCCCGTCTCCGAGCTCAAGGCGCTCCGGCGCCACCTCGTGACGGAGCTCACGGTCGCGGTGGAGAAGGGCTACCGACGGACCGTCGTGGAGACGCCGGTGGTCGACGGGGTGCGCGCCTCGCATGTGGAGCGTGTGCCCGCCATGCCCGCCGTGGAGCGCGCGCGCCTGCTCCCGCTGTGCCGCAACGACGCGCAGCTCGAGGCCGTCATCGCCGCCGGGCTGCCCGAGGTGGAGCTGGACTGGATGGAGATGGTGGGCCTGCAGCGCGCGGTGGAGCGGGCCCGGGCCGCGGGGCTGCGCGTCACGATCGCCACCGTCCGGGTGCAGAAGCCGGGCGAGGAGGGCTATGACCAGCGCATCGACCGGCTGCGTCCGGACGCCGTGCTGGTGCGCCACTGGGGCGCGATGATGCACTTCCTCGAGCGCCCCTCCGGTCAGCCACGCCCGGTGCTGCACGGGGACTTCTCGCTCAACGTCACGAACTCGGTCACCGCCTCGTACCTGCTGGGGCTGGGGCTGGACACGCTGACGTTCTCGCACGATCTCGACGCGGACCAGCTCTTCGCGCTGCTGGAGCACGCGCCCGCGCATCGCTTCGCGGTGGCGCTGCACCACCACATCGCGACCTTCCACACCGAGCACTGCGTGTACTCGCACACGCTCTCCAACGGCCGGGACTTCCGCACCTGTGGCCGGCCCTGTGAGAAGCATCAGATCTCGCTGAGGGATCGGCTGGGCCTGGATCACCCCGTCATCGTCGACGTGGGCTGCCGCAACACGGTGTTCAACGCCCAGGCCCAGAGCGCCGCGTCGCTGGTGCCCCGGCTCCTGGAGCGAGGCGTGCGCCGCTTCCGCGTCGAGTTCGTCCGCGAGTCCCAGGAGGAGGCGGCCCGTGTGCTCTCCGCCTACCAGGAGCTGCTCGCGGGCCGGCTGGCTCCGGCCGAGGCTGTCCGCCGCGCGGCCGTGCACGAGCAGTTCGGTGTCACCAAGGGCACCATGAAGGTGCTCAGCCCGCCGGCCGCCGCTCCCCGTTGAAGCGCTCCGCCCGGCTCCCTGGGGCCGGCCTGGTGTAGAAGGATCCGATGATGCAGGTTGCTCTCCTGGGCTACGGGCGGTTCGGTCGGGCTCTCGGCTCGTTGCTGACGGAGTCGGGCATGGGCTTCCGGGCCCTGGATCCTCACGCGGACGTGCCCGCGTCCCACCGCGCCGCGTCGCTGCCGGAGCTCGTCGCGGGTGCCGACATCGTCGTGGTGGCCGTTCCCGTGCCGAGGCTCCACTCCGTCCTCGAGGATCTGCGCCCGCACCTGCGCCCCTCTCAGCTCGTGCTGGACGTGGGGAGCGTGAAGGTGAAGCCGGTGGAGGCGCTCGCCGAGGTGCTGGGCTTCCAGGTGCCGTGGGTGGGCACGCATCCGCTCTTCGGACCGCTGAGCCTGGCCATGGCCGAGCGCCCGCTGCGCGTCGTCATCTGTCCCAACCCCCTGCACCCGGAGGCCACCGGGAGGGCGCGCACCTTCTACGAGCGGCTCGGCTGCGAGATCGTCGAGCAGACGCCCGAGAGCCACGACCGCGTGATGGCCCATACCCACGCGCTCACGTTCTTCGTCGCCAAGGGGATGATCGACGCGGGCACGGGGCTCGACGTGCCGTTCGCTCCGGCCAGCTTCAAGGCGCTGGCCCGCACCATCGAGACCGTCCGCTCGGACGCGGGACACCTCTTCGCCGCCATCCAGCGCGAGAACCCCTTCGCGTCGGAGGCCCGGCGTCAGCTGCTCGAGGCGCTCGGGCAGATCCACGAGCAGCTCGAGCGGCTGCCTCCCGAGGCCAGCTCGCCCGAAGCGGGGCGCATGGCGATCCCAACCCCGGAAGCGCCTCCGACGGACCGGGGCGAGTACCAGGAGCACCTCGATCAGATCGATCGAGAGCTGATCGCCCTGCTGGATCGACGCATCCACCTGGCTCGGCGCGCGGCCCGCGCTGAACCGCGAGAGGGGCAGGGGAGCGAACCGGCGCAGGAGGAAGCCCTGCTCGCGGCTCGGCGGGCCTGGGCCTCCGAGCTGGGGCTGGAGCGGGAGGCGGAGGTCTTCTTTCGCACCGTTCTCCAGCTCTCCCGCACCAACGAGGGCACGGAAGGCTGAAGGCTGTTAGAGGGGGGCTCTCTATCGCACACGGAGGGAGAGCCAGATGAAGATCGGTTTCGTAGGCCTGGGGAACATGGGCCTGGCGATGGCGAAGAACCTGCTGAAGGCAGGCCATGAGCTCGCGGTCTACAACCGCACCCAGGCCAAGGGCGAGTCGCTTCGAGCCGAGGGTGCCAGGGTCGCGGAGACGCCCCGGGAGGCGGCGCGGGGCGCGGAGGTCGTCTTCACCATGCTCGCGGATGATCGCGCGGTGGAGGCGGTGGTCTTCGGCGAGACGGGAATCATCTCCGGGATGGAGAAGGGCGCGGTCCACATCTCGTCGAGCACCATCTCGGTGGCGCTCTCGGAGCGCATGGCCGAGGCGCACGCCCGCGCGAGCCAGGGCTACGTGTCCGCTCCCGTCTTCGGCCGGCCGGACGCCGCGGCGGCGAAGCAGCTCTGGGTGCTGGTGGCGGGCCCCGCCGCGGACGTGCAGCGCTGCCGGCCCCTGCTGGAGGCCGTGGGACGGGGCATGTCCCTGCTCGGAGAGAAGGCCTCCGCGGCCAACGTGGTGAAGCTCTCGGGCAACTTCCTGATCGCCTCGTTGATGGAGGCGCTCGGTGAGGCATTCGCCCTGACGCGCAAGGCCGGGGTCGAGCCGAAGACCTTCCTGGAGGTGTTCCAGTCCGTGTTCGCGAAGGGCCCCATCTTCGAGCGGTATGCCACGCTCATCGCCAACGCCCAGTATGAGCCCGCCGGGTTCGCGCTGCGGCTGGGGCTCAAGGACGTCGGGCTCGTCCTCCAGGCCGGGGGAGACGCCCAGGTGCCCATGCCGCTGGCCAGCCTCCTTCGAGACCACTACCTCGAGAGCGTGGCACGGGGGATGGGCGAGCAGGACTGGGCGGCGCTCGGGGCGCTGGCGGCGCAGCGGGCCGGCCTGGACAAGGATTGACCCGCGAGGGAGGCCTGCCGGGCTCTGTTTCTACGAACTGGTCTGCTTGTCATACCAGTTCGGCCGGACTCAGGCCGAGGTGCCCGGTGGCGGCAGGTGCCGGGCGTCCGCCGAGGTGAGGTTGCCGAGCTCGGGGCCCTCGACGACCCGGGCGGCAATCGCCGCGGCCGTGGAGGCCGCCTCGGGTGCCGAGGCCCCGCGAGCCAGTGCCAGCGTGATGGAGATGCCGAAGACGTCGCCGGCACCCGTCGGGTCCACCTCGTTGGCGGGGGCCGCGGGGATCTCCCAGCGCTGGGCGCCCCGGCGCACCGTGGAGCCTCGCCGGCCCCGGGTCAGGGCCACGGTGAGGCCCTGGCGGGCCAGCTGCTCGGCCAGGAACTCGGACTCGGGGTGGTCCTCCTCGGAGAAGACGGCCACGCCCAGCCCGCGCGGAGGCTGCGAGGCCTCACTGGCGATGGTCGGCTCGACCACTCCTCCCGGACCCGGCTTGCGGAGCCAGCCCTGCAGCCCCGCGCAGATCAGCCGTGAGCCCAGCCCGTCCACGAGCGCGCGGTCGCACTCGCCCGCCACCGGCGCCACATAGGCCACCGGGATGTTGCGCCACTCGGGGGGAATGTCCTCGATGCGGATGGGCCGGGCCACCGAGCGCAGGATGACGCGCCGACGCGGGCCGCTGTAGTCGAGCTCGAAGGTCGTCACCTCCGGGCTCGGCACGACGTGGATCGAGAGCCGGGGGAGCGAGCGCAGGGGCGCCATCAGCGAGAAGTCGGCGGGCGCCGCGGTGACGAGCGCCGTCTCGATGCCCAGCGTCGCGGCGACTCGCGCGGAGAAGGAGGCGGCGCCGCCCAGGCGGGTCTCGCCCCGGATGAAGTCCCGGGTGACATGGCCGACGACGAGCAGCTCGGGGATTGAAGTCATGACGCCCCTAGCTACGCGAAATCCCCCACCGACGTCGAGTGACCGGCGGCTGCCAGAGAGGATGTCCATCACCCGCAGTGTGGGGAGACCGGGCGAAATTCAGGGTTCCATGGAGGGGGTGTGTACGGGCTAGATTGCGCCGCGCTGACCAACCAGGTGGGCCCGGAGAGGGGAACCCAGACGGGTTCCGTGGCCCGAACCAAAGGGGACATTCATGCGTAACCACCCAAGACTGCGGGCGCTGCTCGGCTCGATGGCCATCCTGCTTGCCGCGGCCTGCTCCAAGCCCGAGGCGCCCAAGCCGGCCGCCCCGGCGGGCACGACCGAGGCTCCGGCGTCCGCCGCGCCGGCGGCTCCCAAGAAGGACGTGAAGATCGCCGTCGTGACCCACGGCCAGGCGTCCGACACCTTCTGGTCCGTGGTGAAGAACGGCGTGGACAACGCCGCCAGGGATCTGGGCGTCACCGTCACCTACAACGCACCGCAGACCTTCGACATGGTGGCCATGAGCCGCCTCATCGACGCGGAGGTCGCCAAGAAGCCGGACGGCCTGGTGGTCTCCATCCCCGACTCCAACGCCCTGTCCCAGTCCATCAAGGCCGCGGTGGCCGCGGGCATCCCCGTCATCTCCATCAACTCGGGCAGTGACGCCTACAAGCAGCTCGGCGTGCTGCTCCACGTCGGGCAGACCGAGTACGAGGCCGGCTTCGGCGGCGGCGAGAAGATGGGTGGCTCCGGCGTGAAGAATGCCCTGTGCATCAACCACGAGGTGGGCAACGCCTCGCTCGATCTGCGCTGCAAGGGCTTCCTGGACGCCATCACCAAGGCGGGCGGCACGGGCAAGGTGCTCGCGGTGAACGCGGCCGACCCCACCGACTCCCAGCAGAAGGTCACCGCCTCGCTGGCCGGTGGCGGCATCGACGGCATCATGACCCTGGGGCCCCTGGGCTCCAACGCGGCGCTGGCGGCGCTCAAGCAGGCAGACAGCCTGGGCAAGGTGAAGCTGGGCACCTTCGACCTGACGCCGGACGTGCTCTCCGGCATCCGCGACGGCCAGCTGGAGTTCGCCATCGATCAGCAGCAGTACCTGCAGGGCTACCTGCCGATCGTGCTCCTGTCCCAGTACAAGCAGTTTGGCGTGCTGCCGGCCGGTGGCATCCTGCCGACGGGCCCTGGGTTCGTGACCAAGGAGAACGCGGCTCGGGTCATCGAGCTGAGCAAGCAGGGCATCCGGTAGGCAGTCCATGCGCAGAATCCTCCACCGCCCCGAGTTTGGAGCAGCCTGCGGCGTCATCGCCGTGTGGGCCTTCTTCGCGCTCTACGCCGGCGGCTCCGGCTTCATGTCCCAGGCCGGATCCGCCACGTACCTCGAGATCGCCTCCGAGCTCGGCATCCTGGCCGCCGCCGTCTCGCTGCTGATGATCGCGGGCGAGTTCGATCTCTCGGTCGGCTCGATGATCGCCGCCAGCGGCATGACGATCTCGCTGCTCTGCGACCGGCTCGGCTGGTCCATCTGGGCCGCGATCGCGGTGGCCATGGTGCTGGCGCTCGCGGTGGGGTTCGCCAACGGCATCATCGTCGTCCGGACGGGGCTGCCCTCGTTCATCGTGACGCTCGGCTCGCTGTTCATGCTGAGCGGCTTCACCATCGGCATGACGCGCCTCATCACCGGGCGCACCCAGGTCGGCGGGCTGCATGAGACGCTCCACTACGAGTCGGCGCGGGCCATCTTCGCCAGCCGGATCGGCGGCTACTCCGTGTCCGTCCTCTGGTGGGTGGCCATCACCGCGCTGGCCACCTGGGTGCTGCTGCGCACCCGGTTCGGCAACTGGATCTTCGGTGCTGGAGGAGCCCCCGACGCCGCGCGCAACCTGGGCGTCCCGGTCCGCCGCGTGAAGATCACCCTCTTCATGACGACCGCGTTCTGCGCGTGCCTCATCGCCACGTTCCAGGCCGTGAAGTTCACCGGCGCCGACGTGCTGCGCGGCACGGGCAAGGAACTGGAGGCCATCCTCGCCGCGGTGCTGGGCGGCACCTTGCTCACGGGCGGCCACGGCTCGGTCATCGGCGCCGCGTTCGGGGCGCTCATCTTCGGAATGGTGCAGCAGGGCATCGTCTTCGCGGGCGTGGACTCCGACTGGTACAAGGTGTTCCTCGGGGTGATGTTGCTCAGCGCGGTGCTCGTCAACACCTACGTCCGCGGCCGGATGGTGGAGGCCCGGCGATGAGCCCCGAGAGCGTGGGCGTGCCTCCGCTGCTCGAGGTGGAGGGGCTCACCAAGTCCTTCGGCAAGGTGTCGGCCATCGAGGGCATCTCGATGAGCGTGCGCGCCGGCGAGGTGATGTGCGTGCTCGGCGACAACGGCGCCGGCAAGTCCACGCTCATCAAGACACTCTCCGGAGTGCACCCGCCGGACAGCGGGCGGATGGTCATCTCGGGCCGGGAGGTGCGCCTGAAGTCTCCGCGGGACGCGCGGGACCACGGCATCGCGACCGTCTACCAGGATCTCGCGATGGTCCCCATGCTCTCCATCGTGCGCAACTTCTTCATGGGCGCCGAGCCCATGAAGGGCTTCGGCCCCTTCCGGCGCTTCGATCTCGAGGCCGCGGACGCCGTGGTGCGGGCCGAGCTGGACAAGATGGGCATCCACGTGCGCGACACCTCCGAGCCCGTGGGGACGCTCTCCGGCGGAGAGCGCCAGTCCATCGCCATCGCGCGCGCCGTGTACTTCGGCGCCAAGGTGCTCATCCTCGACGAGCCGACCTCGGCGCTGGGCGTCAAGCAGGCCGGCATCGTGCTGCGCTATGTCGCCCAGGCCCGCGCCCGGGGCTGCGGGGTGATCCTCGTCACGCACAACCCGCACCACGCCTGGCTCATCGGCGACCGCTTCACGATCCTCAACCGCGGGCGGAGCCAGGGCACCTTCTCGAAGGATCAGATCTCCCGCGAGGAGCTCATCCAGCGCATGGCCGGCGGGCGAGAGCTGGAGGAGCTCACGCACGAGCTGGGCGGGCTCGTCCGCGAGGATCCGCGGCGGGCGGCCTCGCAGGAGTGAGGCCCAGGCCGCGGCGGCGCTACTTTCCGGGCTGGATCGCCGAGACGATGACGAAGACGATGGCCAGGTAGGCGCCGCAGGACACCACGGTGCCGAGCACGGGAACCAGGAGCGCTCCGGCCGCGGCCTTGCCGGCCGTCAGGCGGTGCATCCCCTTGTAGGCGTGGACCTTGGCCACCAGGCACCAGAACGGGGCCACGTACAGGCCGCAGAAGGGCAGCAGCCCGAGCACGAGCGGAGCCTGGGCGAACGCCGCGGCGCGCACGGTGGTCTCGAACGACCGGGGCTTGCCGATCATCCGCAGCACCACGTGATCCAGGGCGGCGATGAACACCGCCATGGCCATCCCGAACAGCGGGGCCAGCACCGTGAAGGTGCCGTAGGTGCCCACCATCATCGCCTTGAAGGGAACCGGCGTCTGCACGGCCGTATCGGGCGTGGGCATCACCCCCACGAAGATGGTGAAGAGCAGGAAGGTGGTGAAGTAGCCGAAGAAGTTCGCGATGCCCGCGAACAGGAACGCGCCCCCGAGATCGCCCTGCGTCCGGGTGCTCGCGAAGGTCATCCCGGGCCGGAGCATGATCGGGCCCACCGACTTGAACCACGCCCGGAAGATGCCCAGCTCCTTGCGGTTGTCCCAGGGCAGCCGGTGGAGCGCGTCACGCTCCACGCAGGCCGAGCAGAGGGGCTCGCCCGCGGCTGAGTCGCCGAGGCACTGCTCGCACGCGAAGGTCCCACAGCGCGCGCAGATCTGCAGCGCCTGGCGCTCGGGGTGCACCGCGCACGTGGCCTGGAGGCTGCCTTCCATCCCGTTCATCCCCTACACCCCGATCTTCGGGCAGAGATCGTTCAAGGGGCACTCCTCGCACTTCGGCTTGCGCGCCGTGCAGGTGTACCGGCCGTGGAGCACCGTCGCCGGACCGAAGAAGGTCCACTGGTCCTGGGGGACCAGCTTCATGAGATCCTTCTCGATCTCCTCGGGCTTCTCCTTCTTGGTGAGCCCCAGGCGCTGGCTGACCCGCGCCACGTGGGTGTCCACGATGACGCCCGAGGGCAGGTTGAAGGCGGTGTTGAGGACGACGTTGGCCGTCTTCCGAGCCACGCCCGGCAGCGTCACCAGCTCATCGATCGTGCGGGGCACCTCGCCGGAGAACTTCACCAGCAGCTCGCGGCTCATGCTCTGCACGGACTTCGCCTTCTGTTTGTAGAAGCCCGTGGGCTTGAGGTCCTCCTCGAGCTCCGGAGTGTTCGCCTCGGCGAAGGCCTGCGGGCCCGGGTACTTCTGGAAGAGCGTGGCGGTGACCCGGTTGACGCGCTCGTCCGTGCACTGCGCGGCCAGGATGGTGGCCACGAGCAGCTCGAAGGGCGTGGACCAGTTGAGCTCGTAGCGCGCATCCGGGTGGGCCTGACGCAGGCGCTCGAGCAGGGACGGGACGATCTTGGCGGGAGGCATGGCGTGTGACCGACAGGGTAGTCCATCGAGACGGAGGAATCGATCGCGGAGCGCTCCCTCCGTCCCGGTCTCCCGGTCGTCCTACGCCACGGCCTCATCTCCGGTAGACGTGACGGGGCCTTTGCGCATGGGCTGGGCCTTGCCGTAGGTCAGCGAGCGCCACACCCACTCGGTGGGGCCGAAGCGGAAGCGCGACAGCCACAGGTGGCTCAGGACGATCTGGACCGCGAAGATGCCCACGGGGATGGCGATGACCACCACGGGCCTGAGCTTGCCGATGAAGCCGAGCCCATATCCATAGAAGACGAGCAGGCTGATGACGGTCTGGCTCAGGTAGTTCGTCAGCGCCATGCGGCCCACGGGGGCGAGCACCGAGAGCACTCGCTGCCAGGTGGGGCGCTGGAAGAGGAGGGCGAAGCCCGTCGCGTAGAAGGCCGCGAGCCCCAGCTCACCCAGCTGCCGCACCACCGTCATCACGAACGGCAGCCACGGCAGGCTGTCCGGGTCGAGCACCTTGCGGAGGAAGAGCTGCTGCAGCACCAGGTTGGAGCCGTTGCCGATCACGCCCGCCACGAGGCCCCAGATGAGCACCTTGCGCAGCAGGGGCCGGTGCTGGGAGACGTCGTGGAAGAGCCGGCTGCGGCCCGCCAGCAGGCCCAGGAGGAAGCGGCCCAGGAGCGGGAACAGGATGTACACCAGGGGCTTGATGAAGTCCCCGAAGTAGAAGGCGGCGTTGGCACGCACCACGTCGAAGTAGCCGCCCTTCGAGAAGGCCGCCAGGGTCTGGGCCTTGATGGCCTCGGAGTGCTCCTGGGCTGCCTTGGCGACGGCCTTGGCGCTCTCGGCCGAGCCGAAGAGCTCAGGCCACTTCTGGATGAAGAGCGTGACCAGGGGCACGAGGAGGGTGAAGGCAGCGGCCCAGAGGAGCAGCGTCTTGTCCGTGCGCTTGCGGAACAGGAGCAGCCCGAAGCCCAGCACCGCGTAGGTGCTGAGGATGTCTCCGAACCAGAGCAGGAACAGGTGCACGAGGCCGATCGTCAGCAGCACCCCCAGCCGGCGGGAGTAGAGCGGGACGATGGAGGCCCCGCGCTTTTCGGCCCGATCCAGCTGCACCGCGAAGCCCAGCCCGAAGAGGAACGAGAAGAGGGTGATGAACTTCCCGAACACCAGGAACTGCACGGTGCGCATCATGACGACATCCACGAGCGCGGCGCTCTGCAACATGGCCTCGATCTGCGCGCGAGTCATGAAGACCCGTCCGCTGAACCACAGCGAGACGTTGGAGATGAAGACCCCGGCCAGCGCGAAGCCACGCAGCGCGTCGAGGAGTGCCAGGCGCTCGGTGCCTTCAACCGGGCGGGCCTCGGCGGACGGGAGCGTTGCAACGGGAGGGGAGGAGCTCATGTGACTCGAAGAAGCCGCCGAACCCACGCCTGGCTGCTCGTATTCCCGGAAGGGAAGCGACCCATGGCGAGCGCCTGCTCTGCTGCCTGCCCTTCCATCACCCGAGCCCCGCTAGCAGGCTCGAAGAGGGCCCCCAGGCTGCCTACCTTGGGGCGAGGAGCCGTAAGGCAGGGGGGACGCGATGAGGTGGCAAGGCGGGCGCCGCAGCACGAACATCGAGGATCGTCGAAGGATGGGCGTCGGCCGTCCCCTGGCGGTGGGAGGCGGGGCCGCCGGTGTGGTGATCGCGCTCATCGTGATGCTGCTGGGAGGAGACCCCTCCGACATCGTCTCGCAGAGCCCCTCGGGGGGCGTGGGTGTGGGCGGCTCGGGACGGACGGTGGACCCCGCGCAGGATCAGCTCAAGGAGTTCGTCTCCGTGGTCCTCGCGGACACCGAGGACACCTGGCCCGGGCTGCTCGCGCCTCACGGCGTGGAGTACACCGAGCCGCGCATGGTCCTCTTCTCGGACGCGGTGCAGTCGGCGTGCGGCGTGGAGCAGAGCGCGGTGGGGCCGTTCTACTGCCCGCTGGACCAGCGCGTGTACCTGGACCTCACCTTCTTCGACGAGCTGGAGAGCCGCTTCGGCGCGCCGGGCGACTTCGCCCGAGCCTATGTGGTGGCGCACGAGGTGGGACACCAGGTGCAGAACCTGCTCGGCATCTCCGAGCGCGTCCACTCGATGCGCAGCCGGATGAGGCCGGCGGAGGCCAACGCGCTGGCGGTGAAGCAGGAGCTCCAGGCGGACTGCTTCGCCGGCATCTGGGCCCACCACGCGCAGAAGCAGCGGGATGTGCTCGAGCTGGGAGACATCGAGGAAGGGCTGGGCGCGGCCTCGGCCGTGG
This is a stretch of genomic DNA from Hyalangium gracile. It encodes these proteins:
- the ypfJ gene encoding KPN_02809 family neutral zinc metallopeptidase produces the protein MRWQGGRRSTNIEDRRRMGVGRPLAVGGGAAGVVIALIVMLLGGDPSDIVSQSPSGGVGVGGSGRTVDPAQDQLKEFVSVVLADTEDTWPGLLAPHGVEYTEPRMVLFSDAVQSACGVEQSAVGPFYCPLDQRVYLDLTFFDELESRFGAPGDFARAYVVAHEVGHQVQNLLGISERVHSMRSRMRPAEANALAVKQELQADCFAGIWAHHAQKQRDVLELGDIEEGLGAASAVGDDTLQRQARGRVVPESFTHGSAAQRAAWFRRGLEEGTLQACDTFNAPALGQ